The following proteins come from a genomic window of Halorussus halophilus:
- a CDS encoding DUF7311 family protein, whose translation MLRTVLAVVLAIVIVGVVSPAFEDARIARSESQTETELVRLRVAATELAREQNVGARRTLELSVPDESVTRASVAFVALGGVPDGQADTDTPHSDRLAYRVEGGDTHVFRLPVDLLVAGENQASDANALVVHGGTVRLTLRLVRDGDRPVVAVEHSGSQ comes from the coding sequence GTGTTACGAACCGTTCTCGCTGTCGTCCTCGCAATCGTAATCGTCGGGGTCGTCTCCCCAGCATTCGAAGACGCGAGAATCGCGCGGAGCGAGAGCCAGACCGAAACCGAACTCGTACGCCTCCGAGTGGCCGCTACCGAACTCGCGCGCGAGCAGAACGTCGGCGCGCGCCGGACGCTCGAACTCTCGGTTCCAGACGAATCTGTGACTCGCGCTTCGGTCGCCTTCGTGGCGCTCGGCGGCGTTCCAGACGGGCAAGCGGACACCGACACGCCACACTCCGACCGACTCGCATATCGCGTCGAAGGGGGCGACACGCACGTCTTTCGTCTCCCGGTCGATCTGCTCGTCGCGGGTGAAAACCAAGCCAGCGATGCCAACGCGCTCGTCGTCCACGGCGGAACGGTTCGTCTGACTCTCCGACTAGTCCGCGACGGCGACAGACCAGTCGTCGCCGTCGAACACTCCGGTTCCCAGTAG
- a CDS encoding DUF7285 family protein: MSRWSAESERRPGGSDESGQVEPLAALVAVFAVGVALSAYAGVLSDALPTPERNVAEPTAHRALAEVRVGAVVSPERLQAGILAAPEGYDCNLTLTAAGSTWHAGPPVPERKFETDTATRTASVRVAPGHVRPGTLRVVVWS, encoded by the coding sequence ATGTCACGCTGGTCGGCTGAGTCCGAGCGCAGACCCGGCGGGTCTGACGAGTCCGGACAGGTCGAACCGCTCGCCGCGCTCGTCGCCGTCTTCGCGGTCGGGGTGGCGCTGAGTGCCTACGCAGGGGTCCTTTCCGACGCACTCCCGACGCCAGAGCGGAACGTCGCAGAGCCGACGGCACACCGCGCACTGGCCGAAGTTCGCGTCGGCGCAGTCGTCTCTCCGGAGCGACTCCAGGCGGGAATCTTGGCTGCACCGGAGGGTTACGACTGCAACCTTACGCTCACTGCGGCGGGCAGCACGTGGCACGCGGGGCCGCCGGTTCCCGAGCGAAAGTTCGAGACCGATACCGCCACCCGAACTGCGAGCGTTCGGGTCGCGCCCGGCCACGTCCGGCCGGGGACGCTTCGCGTGGTGGTCTGGTCGTGA
- a CDS encoding DUF7283 family protein: MFDAPVDAWYVWLGVALASTTAFGLAASLPDEPPPDAAGVAATVDAVAASQHATTATHPLGADAVKLAPNRVALRADGTVAHATFAYGPVVPVVPGSGLWEVLRGTPPDHAFSSSAEFRHSVESARERPASWRACEELTVRTVSWEGVDVTLVG; encoded by the coding sequence ATGTTCGACGCGCCCGTCGATGCGTGGTACGTCTGGCTCGGAGTCGCCCTCGCAAGCACCACTGCCTTCGGACTCGCGGCCTCGCTCCCCGACGAACCGCCGCCGGACGCCGCGGGTGTCGCGGCAACTGTGGACGCCGTGGCCGCGAGTCAGCACGCGACGACTGCGACACACCCACTCGGCGCTGACGCTGTCAAACTCGCCCCAAATCGCGTCGCGCTCAGAGCGGATGGGACAGTCGCGCACGCCACTTTCGCCTACGGACCAGTGGTGCCTGTCGTCCCCGGCTCTGGGCTCTGGGAGGTGCTTCGCGGGACGCCGCCTGACCATGCATTTAGCTCGTCTGCCGAGTTCCGCCACTCGGTCGAGTCGGCCAGAGAGCGCCCCGCTTCGTGGCGAGCGTGCGAGGAACTGACCGTGCGGACTGTCTCGTGGGAGGGGGTCGATGTCACGCTGGTCGGCTGA
- a CDS encoding type II secretion system protein, whose translation MKRTHATAKVVSALASWWPLPVEPSADLVRALAFLGASIDARSLLRASNVVATAVALVGILPVLLAPPSIRLVAVATTLALSFAIAHVARRGPLLLATARRTSALGTAPAVLGRAVLRMRIEPASERAAAFAARTGSGPLAASLRDHVRRADGTPRSGLADFGATWADWNPPLRRATLLVEAAADAPAGERGRTLDRATTAIVEGTRDRMATFAEDIHGPTTALYAFGVLLPLALVAVLPAARVAGLALSTPVLVALYDVLLPLVLVGASAWLLVRRPAAFPPPAVSSSHPDVPDQRWPVLLGGVVVGACAFTLVSVAPLPAWSRWLAAIGAGCGTVLLGWFRPVKQVRDHARAVESNLTDALYHVGRRVEEGRAVEGALADAAAEVAGETGETLDAAVGVQRRLRLSVRDSFLGEYGALADVPSPQARSVAHLLAVTAREGRPAGRAVVTMADHIDDLQRVERDARRELTRVTGTLRNTAAVFAPLVGGATVALAEGMAAPEGSTGTQSLATPLPADALGLAVGAYVLLLAVILTALATGLERGLDRALVGYRVGLALPTATTTYLAAFVGAGLLT comes from the coding sequence GTGAAGCGGACTCACGCGACTGCGAAGGTCGTCTCCGCACTCGCTTCGTGGTGGCCGTTGCCAGTCGAACCGAGCGCGGATCTCGTCCGCGCGTTGGCGTTTCTGGGCGCGAGTATCGACGCTCGAAGCCTCCTTCGAGCGAGTAACGTCGTCGCTACGGCGGTCGCTCTGGTCGGAATCCTCCCCGTTCTCCTCGCGCCTCCCTCGATTCGCCTCGTGGCCGTCGCGACGACGCTCGCGCTCTCGTTCGCCATCGCTCACGTCGCGCGCCGCGGTCCACTCCTGCTCGCTACGGCACGGCGAACCAGCGCGCTCGGAACCGCGCCAGCAGTGCTCGGCCGAGCGGTCCTGCGGATGCGAATCGAACCGGCCAGCGAGCGAGCGGCGGCCTTTGCTGCTCGCACCGGGTCGGGACCACTCGCCGCGAGTTTGCGGGACCACGTCCGGCGAGCGGACGGAACACCGCGCTCGGGTCTCGCCGACTTCGGGGCGACGTGGGCCGACTGGAACCCACCGCTTCGCCGTGCGACGCTCCTCGTGGAAGCGGCCGCGGACGCGCCTGCCGGTGAGCGCGGTCGAACGCTGGACCGCGCGACGACCGCCATCGTGGAGGGCACCCGCGACCGCATGGCGACCTTCGCCGAGGACATTCACGGCCCGACGACTGCGTTGTACGCCTTCGGTGTCCTGCTCCCGCTTGCACTCGTCGCGGTCCTACCGGCGGCGCGCGTGGCTGGTCTGGCGCTCTCGACGCCCGTGCTGGTCGCGCTCTACGACGTGCTGTTGCCGCTCGTCCTCGTCGGTGCGAGTGCGTGGCTGCTCGTCCGACGCCCGGCGGCGTTTCCGCCGCCGGCCGTCTCCTCGTCCCACCCCGACGTGCCCGACCAGCGGTGGCCAGTGCTTCTCGGTGGCGTCGTCGTCGGAGCTTGTGCGTTCACCCTCGTTTCGGTGGCTCCGCTTCCGGCGTGGTCGCGCTGGCTGGCGGCGATTGGTGCAGGCTGTGGAACCGTCCTTCTGGGCTGGTTTCGTCCGGTCAAGCAGGTCCGTGACCACGCCCGAGCGGTCGAATCGAATCTGACTGACGCGCTCTACCACGTCGGTCGTCGCGTCGAGGAGGGCCGCGCAGTCGAGGGAGCACTCGCCGACGCCGCGGCGGAGGTTGCGGGCGAAACTGGCGAGACGCTCGACGCTGCCGTCGGCGTCCAGCGGCGGTTGCGACTGAGCGTCCGCGACTCCTTTCTCGGCGAGTACGGCGCGCTCGCGGACGTGCCGAGTCCGCAGGCTCGAAGCGTGGCTCACTTGCTCGCGGTCACTGCGCGCGAGGGACGCCCGGCCGGTCGGGCCGTCGTGACGATGGCTGACCACATAGACGACCTCCAGCGCGTCGAGCGCGACGCGCGGCGCGAACTCACTCGCGTGACCGGAACCTTGCGAAACACGGCGGCCGTCTTCGCGCCGCTGGTCGGTGGCGCGACGGTGGCGCTCGCGGAGGGGATGGCCGCACCGGAGGGGAGTACCGGTACGCAGTCACTCGCAACCCCGCTCCCGGCCGACGCGCTCGGTCTCGCTGTCGGCGCGTACGTCCTGCTGCTCGCGGTGATTCTCACCGCACTTGCGACTGGCTTGGAGCGCGGTCTCGACCGCGCGCTCGTGGGCTACCGCGTCGGACTCGCACTGCCGACGGCGACGACGACCTACCTCGCGGCGTTCGTCGGCGCAGGATTGCTCACGTAG
- a CDS encoding DUF7284 family protein translates to MRAISTVLDVSLCLLLVAASATTLAGVPLQKSGGSNAHSAEATATLVATNTASVSYALGENRTDGNVSTVHDTLAGLLATVAVASSEVDADSEEVALYPETDEFRENATQAVARGLRRSEVPSHVQVVARWKPYAGAAIRGRAVAGSTPPPRADVRAATFTVPSGFPTERADAVTAAHADGYSGVAHVLARGLVAGWFPGNGTALRDDTALRNETAARYRRVAEAYDTSVEDGLSANVSRATDVSQANRNLVRALAADVEPRLRERFDSPQAAARAVSVGRVSITVRTWSA, encoded by the coding sequence GTGAGGGCCATCAGTACCGTCCTCGACGTGTCGCTCTGTCTGCTACTCGTCGCCGCGAGCGCGACGACGCTCGCCGGTGTTCCGCTCCAGAAATCGGGGGGCTCGAACGCGCACTCGGCAGAAGCGACCGCCACGCTCGTGGCGACGAATACGGCGTCGGTCTCGTACGCACTCGGTGAGAACAGAACAGACGGCAACGTCTCAACAGTCCACGACACGCTCGCTGGCCTGCTGGCAACTGTCGCCGTGGCGAGTAGCGAAGTGGATGCCGACTCCGAAGAAGTCGCGCTTTACCCCGAAACCGACGAATTCCGTGAGAACGCGACCCAAGCGGTCGCTCGTGGCCTCCGACGCTCAGAAGTTCCCTCACACGTTCAGGTCGTCGCTCGGTGGAAACCGTACGCTGGCGCAGCAATCCGTGGGCGTGCAGTAGCAGGTTCGACACCACCACCACGCGCGGACGTGCGTGCCGCGACGTTTACCGTGCCGAGTGGATTCCCCACCGAGCGTGCAGACGCAGTGACTGCGGCCCACGCAGACGGCTACAGCGGCGTCGCGCACGTCCTCGCTCGGGGTCTCGTCGCCGGGTGGTTTCCGGGCAACGGGACCGCCTTGCGCGACGACACTGCTCTCCGCAACGAAACCGCCGCGCGCTATCGACGCGTCGCCGAAGCATACGACACAAGCGTCGAAGACGGACTTTCGGCCAACGTTTCGCGCGCCACGGACGTTTCCCAAGCAAACCGCAACCTCGTCCGCGCGCTCGCCGCCGACGTCGAACCGCGCCTCCGAGAGCGGTTCGACTCGCCGCAGGCGGCCGCTCGCGCAGTCTCTGTGGGTCGAGTCAGCATCACCGTCAGGACGTGGTCGGCGTGA
- a CDS encoding ATPase, T2SS/T4P/T4SS family, whose protein sequence is MSLLSRFREGPPNCRCVPAFESDRLLIDASDCPGSGDLAAATECRNTAVSALADRDAEEVVVRTTGVERAYEGDSAALLVSAGRFAERVAFYDATLAERATTDPLGAAQAAVGRAGPVGDVAAETGLADSIQQFEGTNYDDALGALVGPRIARARVAESPPREATLEDERTLDSGATVRVYSSPDHALRTYHLEPVEFALDDDALTTLARAYELLAEGAVSGGNRAPGRAVRRVASDSDPIEILSSALEKHTRGFGVFADFFADSTVSDVFATAPVGQNALRVSVAAERMRTNVRLTDSGAETLASRLRRASGNAFSRASPTLDASVETEGGTVRVAAVTDPACDGPGFTFRAHDESAWTLPALVANGTLPADAAALLSIAVERAASGLVAGTRGAGKTTLLGALLWELPAETRTVCIEDTPELPIGALQQHGRDTQPLRATTDGGPRLAPAEALRTALRLGEGALVVGEVRGEEAAVLYEAMRVGASGSAVLGTIHGDGAEAVRERVVSDLGVPETAFAATDLVVTLEPVEDGKRVTTIEEVVAPDRFQSLFESRDGTLEPTGRIDRGNSELVADLARSGESYADVRQALESRERLLSTLADEERTSCADVVSAYASRGRDA, encoded by the coding sequence ATGTCTCTGCTGTCGCGCTTCCGCGAGGGGCCGCCGAACTGCCGGTGTGTCCCCGCCTTCGAGAGCGACCGACTCCTCATCGACGCCAGCGACTGCCCCGGTTCTGGCGACCTCGCGGCCGCTACTGAGTGTCGTAACACTGCCGTCTCGGCGCTCGCAGACCGAGACGCCGAGGAAGTCGTCGTCCGAACGACCGGAGTCGAACGAGCCTACGAAGGCGATTCGGCGGCACTGCTGGTGTCTGCCGGTCGGTTCGCCGAGCGGGTCGCCTTCTACGACGCGACGCTGGCCGAGAGAGCGACGACCGACCCGCTCGGGGCTGCTCAGGCGGCCGTCGGCCGCGCTGGACCGGTAGGCGACGTCGCGGCCGAGACGGGGTTGGCGGACAGCATCCAGCAGTTCGAAGGGACGAACTACGACGACGCACTCGGCGCGCTCGTCGGGCCACGAATCGCTCGTGCTCGCGTCGCCGAGAGTCCGCCACGAGAAGCGACGCTGGAGGACGAGCGAACGCTCGACAGCGGCGCGACCGTCCGCGTCTACTCCTCGCCCGACCACGCGCTCCGTACCTACCACCTCGAACCAGTGGAGTTCGCGCTCGACGACGACGCGCTCACGACGCTCGCTCGCGCCTACGAGTTGCTGGCGGAGGGCGCAGTTTCGGGCGGCAACCGCGCGCCGGGTCGTGCAGTCCGACGAGTCGCCAGCGACTCGGACCCAATCGAAATACTCTCCTCGGCGCTCGAAAAGCACACTCGCGGCTTCGGCGTCTTCGCCGACTTCTTCGCAGATTCTACCGTCTCGGACGTGTTCGCCACCGCACCGGTCGGCCAGAACGCGCTCCGTGTCTCGGTGGCCGCCGAACGGATGCGGACGAACGTCAGACTCACCGACTCGGGGGCGGAGACGTTGGCCTCCCGACTCCGGCGTGCGAGCGGGAACGCGTTCTCTCGGGCCTCTCCGACGCTCGACGCCAGTGTCGAGACCGAAGGCGGCACCGTCAGAGTCGCCGCCGTCACCGACCCTGCTTGCGACGGCCCGGGGTTCACCTTTCGCGCCCACGACGAGTCGGCGTGGACACTTCCCGCGCTCGTCGCCAACGGAACCCTTCCGGCCGACGCGGCCGCACTGCTCTCGATTGCAGTCGAGCGTGCGGCTTCTGGACTCGTGGCCGGTACGCGCGGCGCTGGCAAGACGACGTTGCTGGGCGCACTACTCTGGGAACTCCCCGCGGAGACCCGAACGGTCTGCATCGAAGACACGCCGGAACTACCGATTGGGGCACTCCAACAGCACGGCCGCGACACGCAACCGCTCCGCGCGACGACCGACGGCGGTCCCCGCCTCGCGCCCGCCGAAGCACTGCGAACCGCGCTCAGACTCGGTGAGGGCGCGCTGGTCGTCGGCGAAGTCCGGGGTGAAGAGGCGGCCGTCCTCTACGAAGCCATGCGAGTCGGTGCGAGCGGGAGCGCGGTGCTGGGAACCATCCACGGCGACGGCGCAGAAGCGGTCCGCGAACGCGTCGTCTCGGACCTCGGCGTCCCCGAAACCGCTTTCGCCGCCACGGACCTCGTGGTCACGCTGGAACCCGTAGAGGACGGCAAGCGCGTCACAACCATCGAGGAAGTCGTCGCTCCCGACCGGTTCCAGTCGCTGTTCGAGTCGCGAGACGGTACACTCGAACCGACCGGCAGAATCGACCGCGGCAACAGCGAACTGGTCGCCGACCTCGCGCGGAGTGGGGAGTCATACGCCGACGTACGGCAGGCGCTCGAATCACGTGAGCGACTGCTCTCGACGCTCGCAGACGAGGAGCGAACCAGTTGCGCCGACGTGGTGAGCGCGTACGCGAGTCGTGGGAGGGACGCGTGA
- a CDS encoding S9 family peptidase: protein MTRDVRRYFTAKKTVAPTLSRDNRVAFLADTTGTKQVWTTDEPLSWPRQRTFYDERVSFVSWSPNGDYIAFGKDSGADEHDQLFLLDPETNAVTRLTDREDAIHMWGGWSPSGDRIAFAANRRDSSVFDVYVMDVDAESDPDAESEPQLVCEGDEGFLSVEGWSPSGDRLVASEANASSDGDLFVVDLETGDRQHVTPHDGHVRYHWPAFGPAGEAIYCLSDANADTKELVRIDLDTFESETVLSGHDWSFDQFAFDADSGRLAITRNVDGYSELQVGRFASATHANTEEVTLPEGVVHDLSLGPDGERVAVTLSTPDQNHSVFVVDAASPDTEGVFDAERWTRPSPGGISLGDYDSPDVVHYETFDNREIPAYFTLPDDPIPGETPVVVDIHGGPHHQRRPWFRPIRQYFLDSGYAVFEPNVRGSSGYGGEYAALDDVEKRMDSVRDIAEAVEWLTDRPEIDAEKVVAYGRSYGGFMVLAAITEYPDLWAAAVDFVGIANWITFLENTGDWRRSHREAEYGSLEDDREFLESISPIHEVENVECPLFVQHGANDPRVPVGEARQIAEEVAEQGIPVETLVFEDEGHHTTKLENRIEMFERIAAFLDDHV, encoded by the coding sequence ATGACACGCGACGTGCGCCGGTACTTCACTGCAAAGAAGACCGTAGCGCCCACGCTCTCACGGGACAACAGAGTAGCCTTCCTCGCCGACACCACGGGAACCAAGCAGGTCTGGACCACCGACGAACCGCTCTCGTGGCCCCGACAGCGAACCTTCTACGACGAACGCGTCTCGTTCGTCTCGTGGTCGCCAAACGGAGACTACATCGCCTTCGGGAAGGACTCCGGAGCGGACGAACACGACCAACTGTTCCTGTTGGACCCCGAAACCAACGCCGTCACTCGACTGACCGACCGCGAGGACGCAATCCACATGTGGGGTGGCTGGAGTCCGTCCGGCGACCGCATCGCGTTCGCGGCCAACCGCCGCGACTCGTCGGTGTTCGACGTGTACGTGATGGACGTAGATGCCGAAAGCGACCCCGACGCCGAGAGCGAACCCCAACTCGTCTGTGAGGGCGACGAGGGCTTCCTCTCTGTCGAAGGCTGGAGTCCGTCCGGCGACCGACTCGTCGCCAGCGAAGCCAACGCAAGTTCCGACGGCGACCTCTTCGTCGTGGACCTCGAAACCGGTGACCGACAGCACGTCACGCCCCACGACGGACACGTGCGCTATCACTGGCCAGCGTTCGGCCCCGCAGGAGAGGCCATCTACTGCCTGAGCGACGCGAACGCCGACACGAAAGAGTTGGTCCGAATCGACCTCGATACTTTCGAGAGCGAAACCGTCCTCTCCGGTCACGACTGGAGTTTCGACCAGTTCGCGTTCGACGCCGATTCGGGCCGACTCGCCATCACTCGTAACGTCGATGGCTACTCGGAACTCCAAGTCGGTCGCTTCGCGAGCGCGACGCACGCCAACACTGAGGAAGTAACACTTCCGGAGGGCGTCGTCCACGACCTCTCGCTCGGCCCCGACGGCGAGCGAGTCGCCGTGACTCTCTCGACGCCCGACCAGAACCATTCGGTGTTCGTCGTGGACGCCGCGAGTCCGGACACCGAGGGAGTCTTCGACGCGGAGCGCTGGACCCGCCCGTCGCCCGGTGGCATCTCGCTCGGCGACTACGATTCGCCCGACGTAGTTCACTACGAGACGTTCGACAATCGGGAGATTCCGGCGTACTTCACGCTTCCAGACGACCCAATCCCCGGCGAGACGCCGGTCGTCGTGGACATCCACGGTGGTCCCCATCACCAGCGCAGACCGTGGTTCCGGCCGATTCGCCAGTACTTCCTCGACTCGGGCTACGCGGTGTTCGAACCGAACGTTCGCGGGTCGTCAGGCTACGGCGGGGAGTACGCCGCGCTAGACGACGTGGAGAAGCGAATGGACTCGGTTCGAGATATCGCCGAAGCCGTCGAGTGGCTGACCGACCGGCCGGAAATCGACGCCGAGAAAGTGGTCGCCTACGGTCGCTCCTACGGCGGGTTCATGGTTCTCGCCGCGATTACGGAGTACCCCGACCTCTGGGCGGCCGCCGTCGATTTCGTCGGCATCGCCAACTGGATTACGTTCCTCGAAAACACGGGCGACTGGCGGCGTTCCCATCGCGAAGCCGAGTACGGGTCGCTCGAAGACGACCGCGAGTTCCTCGAATCTATCAGCCCGATTCACGAGGTCGAAAACGTCGAGTGCCCGCTGTTCGTCCAACACGGCGCGAACGACCCTCGAGTTCCGGTCGGCGAAGCCCGCCAAATCGCCGAAGAGGTCGCCGAACAGGGGATTCCAGTCGAGACGCTCGTCTTCGAGGACGAGGGCCACCACACGACGAAGTTGGAGAATAGAATCGAGATGTTCGAACGCATCGCGGCGTTCTTAGACGACCACGTGTAG
- a CDS encoding DUF7310 family coiled-coil domain-containing protein, with protein sequence MPTSESLDERLQAVERALIDADTNTDHDLTALRDAAEVDAQLAAHTERLDTLEARVEELEAATQALRGYVGNVRAVNDAVERRADAALAKAESVEQAVGSTDSEAFEMDSFRSVQRDTDRERTPEADDGEDICEGSARGLLARLAGVS encoded by the coding sequence ATGCCGACTTCCGAATCACTCGACGAGCGACTCCAAGCAGTCGAACGCGCACTCATCGACGCCGACACGAACACCGACCACGACCTGACGGCCCTCCGGGACGCCGCAGAAGTCGATGCGCAACTCGCTGCGCACACCGAACGACTCGACACGCTCGAAGCGCGCGTCGAAGAACTGGAGGCCGCGACCCAAGCGCTCAGAGGCTACGTCGGGAACGTCAGGGCAGTCAACGACGCCGTGGAACGACGGGCGGACGCCGCGCTCGCCAAAGCCGAATCGGTGGAACAGGCGGTCGGTTCGACCGATTCCGAGGCGTTCGAGATGGACTCGTTCCGGAGCGTCCAACGAGACACCGACCGCGAGCGCACCCCCGAAGCGGACGACGGCGAGGACATCTGCGAGGGCTCGGCGCGCGGCCTGCTCGCTCGCCTCGCCGGGGTCTCGTAG
- a CDS encoding tubulin/FtsZ family protein codes for MKVVLIGVGQAGGKLTQRLAEYDQKMGFGAVQGALAVNSAETDLSALDLDTVLVGQDRVKGHGVGGDNELGAEVMQNDATEVMDALDGRITAQAEAIFVVAGLGGGTGSGGAPVLARELNRVYDIPVYGLGVLPGRGEGAMYQVNAGRSLKTLVREADATLLIDNDAWHTSGESMGEAFDKINQNIAQRVGLLFASGEAIEGVGESVVDSSEVINTLRSGGIATLGFATEEASEDAEENINTVTSATRKALLSNLSLPNAIDADSGLLVVAGQPESIPRKGVERSRKWLEEETGSLQVRGGDFPLDSGRLATLVLLGGVERSQRVEDFIERAKKASQEEEEEREDPAEMFSNDQLDDLI; via the coding sequence ATGAAAGTCGTCCTCATTGGTGTCGGACAAGCAGGGGGTAAACTCACCCAGCGGTTGGCAGAGTACGACCAGAAGATGGGCTTCGGTGCGGTACAGGGTGCACTCGCAGTTAACTCCGCGGAGACGGACCTGTCAGCACTCGATCTCGACACGGTGCTCGTCGGACAGGACCGCGTCAAGGGCCACGGCGTCGGCGGTGACAACGAACTCGGCGCGGAAGTGATGCAGAACGACGCGACGGAAGTCATGGATGCGCTCGACGGCCGCATCACGGCCCAAGCAGAGGCTATCTTCGTCGTCGCCGGACTCGGCGGCGGTACCGGGTCGGGCGGTGCGCCGGTTCTCGCTCGCGAACTGAACCGCGTCTACGACATCCCCGTCTACGGACTGGGCGTCCTCCCCGGCCGCGGCGAGGGTGCGATGTACCAAGTCAACGCCGGACGCTCGCTGAAGACGCTCGTCCGAGAAGCCGACGCGACCCTCCTCATCGACAACGACGCGTGGCACACCTCCGGCGAGAGCATGGGCGAAGCGTTCGACAAAATCAACCAGAACATCGCCCAGCGAGTCGGGTTGCTCTTCGCCTCTGGCGAGGCCATCGAAGGGGTCGGCGAGAGCGTCGTGGACTCCAGCGAAGTCATCAACACGCTTCGCTCGGGCGGCATCGCCACACTCGGATTCGCCACCGAAGAGGCCAGTGAGGACGCCGAAGAGAACATCAACACGGTTACCTCCGCAACGCGAAAGGCACTACTGAGCAACCTCAGCCTGCCGAACGCCATCGACGCCGACTCCGGATTGCTCGTCGTGGCCGGACAACCCGAGTCGATTCCGCGGAAAGGCGTCGAGCGTTCGCGGAAGTGGCTCGAAGAGGAGACTGGAAGCCTCCAAGTGCGTGGCGGCGACTTCCCACTCGACAGCGGCCGTCTCGCCACACTCGTCCTGCTCGGCGGCGTCGAACGCTCCCAGCGCGTCGAGGACTTCATCGAGCGGGCGAAGAAGGCGAGCCAAGAAGAGGAAGAAGAACGCGAGGACCCCGCGGAGATGTTCAGCAACGACCAGTTGGACGACCTGATTTAG